A genomic segment from uncultured Alistipes sp. encodes:
- a CDS encoding endonuclease/exonuclease/phosphatase family protein yields MNRIWCAVSAALLFLSACAPEPAPELNVMTFNMRYDNPEDGENNWRFRRERVARAIEMNRADVFGAQELLLNQLNDLKGLLPGYAEVGVGREDGAGAGEFNPVFYRTDRFELLDWGTFWLSETPEKAGSKGWDGACERLATWTVLRDRAGREIFFINTHLDHVGEVARREGVTLLLRRIDSLCGGRPVVLTGDFNAEPESEVISRVVGSGRLRHTREAAAERSGAAWSFSGFGQIPEGERQLIDYVFVDGGFDVRSYRVLPDTLDGGFLSDHAPVLVKLQYNDTKR; encoded by the coding sequence ATGAATCGGATCTGGTGTGCCGTCTCGGCCGCGCTGCTCTTCCTGTCGGCGTGCGCCCCCGAACCGGCCCCCGAGTTGAACGTGATGACGTTCAACATGCGTTATGACAATCCTGAAGACGGGGAGAACAACTGGCGTTTCCGCCGCGAACGGGTGGCCCGGGCCATCGAGATGAACCGCGCCGATGTGTTCGGCGCCCAGGAACTGCTCCTCAACCAGCTCAACGACCTGAAGGGGCTCCTGCCCGGCTATGCCGAGGTGGGGGTTGGCCGCGAGGACGGTGCCGGAGCGGGCGAGTTCAACCCGGTCTTCTACCGCACGGACCGTTTCGAACTGCTCGACTGGGGGACCTTCTGGCTGAGCGAGACCCCCGAGAAGGCCGGCTCGAAGGGGTGGGACGGCGCCTGCGAGCGGCTGGCCACCTGGACCGTGCTGCGTGACCGCGCCGGGCGCGAGATCTTCTTCATCAACACGCACCTCGACCATGTGGGCGAGGTGGCCCGCCGCGAAGGGGTTACGCTGCTGCTCCGGCGCATCGACTCGCTTTGCGGGGGGCGTCCCGTGGTGCTGACCGGCGATTTCAACGCCGAGCCCGAGTCGGAGGTCATCTCCCGTGTCGTCGGGAGCGGCCGTCTGCGCCACACCCGCGAGGCGGCTGCCGAGCGCTCCGGGGCGGCGTGGAGCTTCTCCGGCTTCGGGCAGATCCCCGAGGGCGAACGGCAGCTGATCGACTATGTTTTCGTGGACGGCGGGTTCGACGTCCGTTCGTACCGGGTGCTGCCCGATACGCTCGACGGTGGATTCCTCTCGGACCACGCCCCCGTCCTTGTCAAACTGCAATATAACGATACGAAACGATGA
- a CDS encoding DNA-binding transcriptional regulator — MARILFLTDFSEAYARNLLLGIARYAHTVGQAWSLCRLPLSIRDKFGIKAVLDLARKTRADAVIGQFYNTDNVELFAREGIITIAQDFKTRFTTILNITGPHTLAGKMGAEYFIKKGFRHFAFYGTRDVVWSDERLQGFRDTIRQADADYTFSALCKTAENALWDYDSHQLVTWLQSLPKPVAIMACDDNHAYHITEACQQSEGGGGSGGDLRIPDRIAVLGVDNDETICRLSTPNLSSLNQNIEQGGYDVAQLIDRILHDPATPREDVEVLPTHIITRQSTDIYANNDQHIAKVLKYIHEHISRKLSVDELVQLVPLSRRLLETRFKKSMGTSIYDYILQIRIEKVAQLLCDGKSVSEAAIELGFSDIKNLSRTFKQLRGITPSEYRREIFSPKH, encoded by the coding sequence ATGGCACGCATCCTCTTTCTGACCGACTTTTCGGAAGCCTATGCCCGCAACCTGCTGCTCGGCATCGCCCGCTACGCACACACCGTCGGGCAGGCCTGGAGCCTTTGCCGGCTGCCGCTGTCGATCCGCGACAAGTTCGGCATCAAGGCCGTCCTCGACCTCGCCCGGAAGACGCGCGCCGACGCCGTCATCGGCCAGTTTTACAACACGGACAACGTCGAGCTCTTCGCCCGCGAGGGCATCATCACCATCGCCCAGGACTTCAAGACCCGCTTCACGACCATCCTCAACATCACCGGCCCGCACACCCTGGCCGGGAAGATGGGCGCGGAGTACTTCATCAAGAAGGGATTCCGCCACTTCGCCTTCTACGGCACGCGCGACGTCGTCTGGTCCGACGAACGCCTGCAGGGCTTCCGCGACACCATCCGCCAGGCCGACGCGGACTACACCTTCTCGGCACTCTGCAAGACCGCCGAGAACGCCCTCTGGGACTACGACTCGCACCAGCTGGTGACATGGCTCCAGTCGCTTCCGAAACCCGTCGCCATCATGGCCTGCGACGACAACCACGCCTACCACATCACCGAAGCCTGCCAGCAGAGCGAGGGGGGGGGTGGCAGCGGCGGCGACCTCCGCATCCCGGACCGCATCGCGGTCCTCGGCGTGGACAACGACGAGACCATCTGCCGGCTCTCGACCCCCAACCTCTCGTCGCTCAACCAGAACATCGAACAGGGCGGCTACGACGTCGCCCAGCTCATCGACCGCATCCTCCACGACCCGGCCACTCCCCGCGAGGATGTTGAGGTGCTGCCGACGCACATCATCACCCGCCAGTCAACAGACATCTACGCCAACAACGACCAGCATATCGCCAAGGTCCTGAAATACATCCACGAGCATATCAGCCGGAAGCTCTCCGTCGACGAACTGGTCCAGCTGGTGCCCCTCTCGCGGCGGCTGCTTGAGACCCGGTTCAAAAAGAGCATGGGGACGTCGATCTACGACTACATCCTCCAGATCCGCATCGAGAAGGTCGCGCAGTTGCTGTGCGACGGCAAGAGCGTCTCCGAAGCGGCCATCGAACTGGGCTTCTCCGACATCAAGAACCTCTCGCGGACCTTCAAGCAGTTGCGCGGCATCACCCCCTCGGAGTATCGCCGCGAGATCTTCAGCCCGAAACACTGA
- a CDS encoding GH92 family glycosyl hydrolase: MKRTLAFVLLAAAGVACAESPDPLAYVDPFVGTGFHGHTYPGATTPYGMVQLSPDTRSGDWDACAGYYYEDTTLDGFSHTHLSGTGCADLADVLFRPTMRRAVTGEGVYAPEPYRFSHDREHASCGYYAVTLPDEGIDVELTATPRTGVHRYRFHGEGERRVEIDLTHMVGEERIDRSELTPCSPTELCGMRLTQGWTPDHHVFFSAEFSAPYADAEVLDGRVAVLTFSPEVDTLTVAVGLSSVSCENARENRLAEVPELDFDAVRARAEALWREALGGVTVTGGSRDERTNFYTALYHTKLTPNLMSDVNGEYRRQDQTIGRLQAGRRYYSTLSLWDTFRAWHPLQTLVDTCLVNDLVRSMLDMYDCTGELPIWPLASGETRTMIGYHAVSVIADAWLKGIRGYDGRKALEAMVRSSEVNAKGADLYAARGYIPSELRNESVSCTLEYAYDDWTIARMAEALGNDDVARTYRERAMNYVNLFDGSTGFFRGRRNDGGWTVPFEPFATGRDYTEATPWHYRFFVPHDVNGLIQLLGGREEFLRQLDRLFTLESEEMRLDVSDVTGLMGQYAHGNEPSHHMAYLYSYAGQPWKTQELTRRLLDEMYAPTPGGIIGNEDCGQMSAWYLLSSLGLYAVCPGSNEFVLTTPLFERAEVRLANGRVLTVTANDPARNRYIRSVTLNGEPVAENFIPYDRLMEGGVLSFELTRRPDPARGTEPGTEPYSLTRGERVSIPYTMCDVYLFPETVDVDLATTTPGARIHYTLDGSDPTESSPLYTEPVRVDRSLTLRARGFRDGTEPSRELVLRAVKAAFRPGLQVAGTRPGVAYRYYEGTFSRVADLGGQPAVERGILPEVTIGGARQRDHFGYCFEGLIRVPERGVWEFRLQSDDGSVLEIGGERVVDNDGSHAAVAATGRVALDAGLHPFRLLYFEDYEGEELSWSWRPSAEAEFVPVPGGNLLVADPD; encoded by the coding sequence ATGAAGCGAACCTTGGCTTTTGTCCTGCTGGCCGCTGCCGGCGTAGCCTGTGCGGAGAGTCCCGATCCGCTTGCGTATGTCGATCCTTTTGTCGGAACGGGATTCCACGGGCACACCTATCCCGGGGCTACAACCCCCTACGGCATGGTGCAGCTCAGCCCCGACACCCGGTCGGGCGACTGGGACGCCTGTGCCGGCTATTACTACGAGGATACGACCCTCGACGGCTTCTCGCATACCCACCTCAGCGGGACGGGGTGCGCCGACCTGGCTGATGTGCTTTTCCGCCCGACGATGCGCCGGGCGGTGACCGGCGAGGGGGTGTATGCTCCCGAGCCGTATCGTTTTTCCCACGACCGGGAGCATGCGTCGTGTGGCTACTATGCGGTGACGCTGCCCGACGAGGGGATCGACGTCGAATTGACGGCTACACCCCGCACGGGAGTCCACCGCTACCGCTTCCACGGCGAAGGGGAGCGCCGCGTGGAGATCGACCTGACCCATATGGTGGGCGAGGAGCGGATCGACCGCAGCGAACTGACTCCCTGCAGCCCGACGGAGCTCTGCGGCATGCGTCTGACGCAGGGCTGGACGCCGGATCATCATGTCTTCTTCTCGGCGGAGTTCTCCGCCCCGTATGCCGACGCCGAGGTGCTCGACGGCCGGGTGGCCGTGCTGACCTTCTCGCCGGAGGTCGATACGCTGACCGTGGCCGTGGGCCTTTCGTCGGTGAGTTGTGAGAATGCCCGCGAGAATCGCCTCGCGGAGGTGCCGGAGCTCGATTTCGATGCCGTCCGGGCCCGGGCCGAGGCGCTGTGGCGCGAGGCGCTGGGCGGAGTGACGGTCACGGGCGGCAGCCGCGACGAACGCACGAACTTCTATACGGCACTCTACCATACGAAACTGACCCCCAACCTGATGAGCGACGTCAACGGGGAGTATCGGCGTCAGGACCAGACGATCGGACGCCTCCAGGCCGGCCGGCGCTACTATTCGACCCTTTCGCTGTGGGACACCTTCCGGGCCTGGCATCCGCTGCAGACGCTCGTCGACACCTGTCTGGTCAACGACCTGGTACGCAGCATGCTCGACATGTACGACTGCACGGGCGAGCTGCCGATCTGGCCCCTGGCCTCGGGCGAGACGCGGACGATGATCGGCTACCATGCCGTTTCGGTCATTGCCGATGCCTGGCTGAAGGGGATCCGCGGTTACGACGGCAGGAAGGCGCTTGAGGCGATGGTCCGCTCGTCGGAGGTCAACGCCAAGGGGGCGGACCTCTATGCGGCGCGGGGCTATATCCCCTCGGAACTGCGCAACGAGTCGGTCTCCTGCACGCTGGAGTACGCCTATGATGATTGGACCATCGCCCGCATGGCCGAGGCGCTGGGCAACGACGACGTGGCCCGCACCTACCGGGAACGGGCCATGAACTACGTGAACCTCTTCGACGGCTCGACGGGCTTCTTCCGCGGGCGCCGCAACGACGGCGGCTGGACCGTGCCGTTCGAGCCCTTCGCCACGGGGCGCGACTATACCGAGGCGACGCCGTGGCACTACCGCTTCTTCGTGCCGCATGATGTGAACGGGCTCATCCAGCTGCTGGGCGGCCGCGAGGAGTTCCTCCGGCAACTCGACCGACTCTTCACGCTCGAATCGGAGGAGATGCGCCTCGATGTCTCCGACGTGACGGGGCTCATGGGGCAGTATGCCCACGGCAATGAGCCGAGCCACCATATGGCCTATCTCTATAGCTATGCCGGCCAGCCGTGGAAGACCCAGGAGCTGACCCGCCGCCTGCTTGACGAGATGTATGCCCCGACGCCCGGCGGCATCATCGGCAACGAGGACTGCGGGCAGATGTCGGCCTGGTACCTGCTCTCGTCGCTGGGTCTCTATGCCGTCTGCCCGGGCTCGAACGAGTTCGTGCTGACCACGCCGCTCTTCGAGCGGGCCGAGGTCCGGCTGGCCAACGGTCGTGTGCTGACCGTGACGGCCAACGACCCGGCGCGCAACCGCTACATCCGCTCGGTGACGCTCAACGGCGAGCCCGTTGCGGAGAACTTCATCCCCTACGACCGCCTGATGGAGGGCGGGGTGCTCTCGTTCGAACTGACGCGGAGACCCGATCCGGCACGGGGTACGGAACCCGGCACGGAGCCCTACTCGCTCACCCGCGGAGAACGGGTCTCGATCCCCTATACGATGTGCGACGTCTATCTCTTCCCCGAGACGGTCGATGTGGACCTGGCCACGACGACCCCCGGGGCCCGGATCCACTATACGCTCGACGGTTCGGACCCGACCGAATCCTCGCCGCTCTATACGGAGCCGGTGCGGGTGGACCGTTCGCTGACGCTGCGCGCCCGGGGGTTCCGTGACGGCACCGAGCCGAGCCGCGAACTGGTGCTCCGTGCCGTGAAGGCCGCCTTCCGGCCGGGGCTGCAGGTGGCCGGGACCCGCCCCGGCGTCGCATACCGCTACTACGAGGGGACCTTCTCGCGGGTAGCCGACCTTGGGGGGCAGCCGGCGGTCGAACGGGGAATCCTCCCGGAGGTGACGATCGGCGGGGCCCGGCAGCGCGACCACTTCGGATACTGCTTCGAGGGGTTGATCCGCGTCCCGGAACGGGGCGTCTGGGAGTTCCGCCTGCAGAGCGACGACGGCAGCGTGCTGGAGATCGGCGGCGAGCGGGTTGTCGACAACGACGGTTCGCATGCGGCCGTGGCGGCCACCGGGCGGGTGGCGCTGGATGCCGGCCTGCACCCCTTCCGGCTGCTCTATTTCGAGGATTACGAGGGAGAGGAGCTCTCGTGGAGCTGGCGCCCCTCCGCAGAGGCGGAGTTCGTGCCCGTCCCGGGCGGGAACCTCCTCGTGGCTGATCCCGACTGA